A genome region from Haloarcula sp. H-GB4 includes the following:
- a CDS encoding ParA family protein — translation MITTVVYAESGGTYKTTMTANLAVGLKRMGLDVLVIDLDPQTGNLTSLFDVGKNRGDPDADNLVKHILEMPDGDFDDLIETSEEGVDIIPSHDMLGDFTSNLEQKISYETGMKGISRDEYPRFELLYNLLWEQEELNEEYDAILIDPNARAEDLLYNAIYALRTLVAPVKPAGKGSLSLDGLEEMVGNMETALDIEIGLSCVVPSGVGQTNAHKQYRDQFENTDAFATPVSIGSRESLMDAMWEARGSAFKVVEERWKTYEEDGEMVSKKGERRVPDRELETLDKLWQLAGFIATETFDADVEDELVLDIDDYGTETIQFNLTAEPEVAD, via the coding sequence ATGATAACGACCGTCGTCTACGCTGAGTCTGGGGGGACATACAAAACGACCATGACAGCGAATCTCGCGGTTGGGCTCAAACGGATGGGACTTGATGTCCTCGTGATCGATTTGGACCCACAAACAGGCAACCTCACCTCACTCTTCGATGTCGGTAAGAACCGTGGAGACCCGGATGCTGACAATCTCGTAAAGCACATTCTCGAGATGCCAGACGGGGACTTCGACGACCTCATAGAGACCTCTGAGGAGGGTGTTGACATAATTCCGAGTCACGATATGCTTGGGGATTTCACTTCCAATCTTGAACAGAAGATTTCCTACGAAACGGGGATGAAGGGAATATCCCGCGACGAATACCCTCGTTTTGAGCTTCTCTATAATCTTCTTTGGGAGCAAGAGGAGTTGAACGAGGAGTACGACGCGATTCTTATCGATCCCAACGCACGCGCTGAAGACCTCCTCTACAATGCGATCTACGCGCTTCGGACATTGGTGGCGCCCGTCAAGCCAGCTGGAAAGGGGAGTCTCAGCCTTGATGGCCTCGAAGAGATGGTTGGAAACATGGAGACTGCGCTAGATATCGAAATCGGGCTTTCGTGCGTTGTTCCATCGGGAGTCGGCCAGACGAACGCCCACAAGCAGTATCGCGATCAGTTCGAAAATACGGACGCCTTCGCAACGCCAGTCTCTATTGGGTCACGAGAAAGTTTGATGGACGCCATGTGGGAAGCCCGTGGCTCTGCGTTCAAAGTAGTAGAGGAGCGGTGGAAAACCTACGAAGAAGACGGCGAGATGGTCTCGAAAAAAGGGGAGCGTAGAGTACCCGACCGTGAACTCGAGACTCTCGATAAACTTTGGCAACTGGCGGGATTCATTGCGACTGAGACGTTCGATGCCGATGTTGAGGATGAACTGGTCTTAGATATCGACGACTATGGTACCGAGACGATACAGTTCAACCTCACCGCTGAACCGGAGGTGGCTGACTAA